In a genomic window of Paramicrobacterium chengjingii:
- a CDS encoding ABC transporter substrate-binding protein — protein sequence MKFGSAKRVVALAAAALLSAGVLTACSSGGGGDDGGSKTLNITLANHVWTDVITKKIPEFEKESGLKVVVNQLSEDQLVDNYKVKLNAGSSDVDVMMYRPLQVGKLFGQSGYFADITDKVSDAGDWNWDDFQDGPVGLTTYEDKVVGVPMITENEMVYYRKDLLEKSGLEVPTTMEELMNAAKTIKEDNDGVAGIVMRSQASAAVTQFSGFLYSFGGAWEDDDGNSAIDSDEAKEAYAYYGKLLHDYGPDQISTDMSWPEAAAIFAQGNAGFWIDASSLYENVVSPDKSKIGDQVGFTAFPEGPAGSKPYNVAAWALGINAASQNQDNAWKFIKWATSPEMTLAIQQEGVPSARTSVWDDPEGTSSFPEELAKAIAENGKAGVGNDRPLVVGVAEAREIVGAPIVEAITGGDSDAAADAASTKFQDLLDSEK from the coding sequence ATGAAGTTTGGATCGGCAAAGCGTGTCGTGGCCCTAGCCGCGGCAGCGCTGCTCAGCGCAGGCGTACTCACCGCCTGCAGCAGTGGCGGTGGTGGAGACGATGGGGGGTCGAAGACCCTCAACATCACCCTCGCCAATCACGTCTGGACCGACGTGATCACAAAGAAGATCCCGGAGTTCGAAAAGGAATCCGGTCTCAAGGTTGTCGTCAACCAGTTGAGCGAAGACCAACTCGTTGACAACTACAAGGTCAAGCTCAACGCCGGCTCCAGTGACGTCGACGTCATGATGTACCGCCCGCTGCAGGTGGGAAAGCTCTTTGGCCAGAGCGGCTACTTCGCCGATATCACCGACAAGGTGAGCGACGCGGGCGACTGGAACTGGGATGACTTTCAAGACGGACCCGTGGGTCTGACCACGTACGAAGACAAGGTTGTCGGCGTTCCGATGATCACTGAGAACGAGATGGTCTACTACCGCAAGGATCTTCTGGAGAAGTCGGGCCTTGAGGTTCCGACAACGATGGAAGAGCTGATGAACGCGGCGAAGACCATCAAGGAAGACAACGATGGTGTCGCTGGCATTGTCATGCGCAGCCAGGCATCCGCAGCGGTGACGCAGTTCTCTGGGTTTCTCTACAGCTTCGGCGGCGCGTGGGAAGACGATGACGGCAACTCGGCCATCGACAGCGATGAAGCCAAAGAAGCCTACGCGTACTACGGCAAGTTGCTGCACGATTACGGTCCCGACCAGATCAGCACAGACATGAGTTGGCCCGAAGCTGCGGCGATCTTCGCGCAGGGCAATGCCGGCTTCTGGATCGATGCGTCAAGCCTTTACGAGAACGTCGTGAGTCCCGACAAATCGAAGATCGGCGACCAGGTTGGCTTCACAGCGTTCCCTGAAGGGCCAGCGGGATCGAAGCCATACAACGTGGCGGCCTGGGCACTGGGTATCAACGCAGCATCGCAAAACCAGGACAACGCGTGGAAGTTCATCAAGTGGGCGACGAGCCCCGAGATGACTCTTGCGATTCAGCAGGAAGGCGTTCCGAGCGCTCGCACGTCGGTGTGGGATGACCCGGAAGGTACGTCCAGCTTCCCTGAGGAACTCGCGAAGGCCATTGCCGAGAACGGTAAGGCCGGAGTCGGAAACGACCGGCCCCTCGTTGTCGGAGTTGCAGAGGCACGTGAGATCGTCGGCGCTCCGATCGTCGAGGCGATCACGGGTGGTGACTCGGATGCCGCGGCCGATGCCGCGAGCACGAAGTTCCAGGACCTCCTGGATTCCGAGAAATAG
- a CDS encoding carbohydrate ABC transporter permease, with protein MTTTSLNQLSGKERFSRWVNARRKWIFAAPAMIFTAILIGFPIGWTLYLSVTDAKGSVRAPADFIGFENYLDVLTDVDRFWPAALRTGVFTFGALAIELIAGMCIALLLWRPFKAQKWVRVAILLPFVATPVAIAMMWRLIFDPNIGFANRLLGWIGIAPQPWFSEPATTLPTLMFVDIWEFTPMIAIILLAGLTSLSDEPDEAARIDGASAWQRFWYVTLPLLRPVVLVAVLLRSIDALKTFDLLYVVKGQGGGSFHEAETLNIYVYGLSFKYNDFGTASAVLIIFFLMILFVMWLLTFRRKGAKL; from the coding sequence ATGACAACGACGTCGCTGAACCAGCTCTCGGGCAAAGAACGGTTCTCGCGCTGGGTGAACGCCCGCCGCAAATGGATCTTCGCCGCCCCCGCCATGATTTTCACCGCCATCTTGATCGGCTTTCCCATCGGATGGACCCTGTACCTGAGCGTCACGGACGCTAAGGGTTCTGTGCGTGCCCCGGCCGATTTCATCGGCTTCGAAAACTACCTCGACGTGCTGACGGACGTTGACCGGTTCTGGCCTGCTGCGCTGCGCACGGGCGTTTTCACGTTCGGTGCCCTCGCCATCGAGCTCATCGCTGGTATGTGCATCGCGCTTCTGCTGTGGCGGCCGTTCAAAGCGCAGAAATGGGTTCGCGTGGCGATCCTTCTGCCGTTCGTTGCCACCCCGGTGGCGATTGCGATGATGTGGCGCCTGATCTTCGACCCGAATATCGGCTTCGCGAACAGACTGCTCGGCTGGATCGGAATTGCACCGCAACCGTGGTTCTCCGAACCGGCGACGACGCTTCCGACGTTGATGTTCGTCGACATTTGGGAGTTCACCCCGATGATCGCGATCATTCTGCTTGCCGGCCTCACGTCGCTCTCTGACGAGCCAGACGAAGCGGCGCGCATCGACGGCGCAAGTGCGTGGCAGCGTTTTTGGTATGTGACGTTGCCGCTTCTGCGACCGGTTGTGCTCGTCGCTGTGCTGCTGCGCTCGATTGATGCCCTCAAGACATTCGACCTGCTCTATGTCGTGAAGGGGCAGGGCGGCGGGTCCTTCCATGAGGCCGAAACGTTGAACATCTACGTGTATGGGCTGAGCTTCAAGTACAACGACTTTGGAACGGCATCCGCCGTTTTGATCATCTTCTTCCTGATGATCCTGTTCGTGATGTGGTTACTGACTTTCCGTCGAAAGGGGGCAAAGCTATGA
- a CDS encoding carbohydrate ABC transporter permease codes for MTPKNSERSAPVKHRRPARLKAYSAFRGTMIVLVVLAFLVPLAWMVMASFKTNVDIHDTSKSFLFTPILDNYSHVLGNDNYLGFVWNSFWVAFCSTGISLLIGVPAAYSMSRFNMQKSALLVLLARIIPGVSLLVPWYYVFANLGWVGGYGVLIVSHMFILIPISVYIMMSFFDSMPIELEEASLVDGLTPIGAFLRILLPLSVPGIATAGILSFIFSWNNFMFALVLSGANTKTLPVAVFDFVSYASIDWGAIMAAACIMTLPIIVIALFAQKYIVSGLTAGATKG; via the coding sequence ATGACACCGAAGAATTCCGAGCGATCGGCCCCCGTCAAGCACAGGCGACCGGCACGGCTCAAGGCGTACAGCGCGTTCCGAGGCACAATGATCGTGCTCGTTGTGCTGGCGTTCCTCGTGCCGCTGGCCTGGATGGTCATGGCGTCGTTCAAGACGAACGTCGACATTCATGACACGTCGAAGTCGTTTCTCTTCACGCCGATTCTCGACAACTATTCGCATGTGCTCGGCAACGACAACTACCTCGGATTCGTGTGGAACAGCTTCTGGGTGGCGTTCTGTTCAACGGGCATCTCACTGCTCATCGGAGTGCCGGCGGCCTACTCGATGAGCCGGTTCAACATGCAGAAGTCGGCGCTGCTTGTGCTGCTCGCGCGCATCATCCCCGGTGTCAGCCTGCTTGTGCCGTGGTACTACGTGTTCGCGAACCTCGGCTGGGTCGGCGGGTACGGTGTGCTGATCGTTTCGCACATGTTCATTCTGATTCCGATCAGCGTGTACATCATGATGTCGTTCTTCGACTCGATGCCGATCGAGCTGGAGGAGGCGTCGCTTGTCGATGGGCTGACGCCGATCGGCGCGTTCCTGCGGATTCTGCTGCCGTTGTCCGTTCCGGGCATCGCGACCGCAGGCATCCTCTCGTTCATCTTCTCGTGGAACAACTTCATGTTCGCCCTCGTGCTCTCGGGTGCCAACACGAAGACGCTGCCTGTCGCGGTGTTCGATTTCGTATCGTACGCGAGCATCGACTGGGGTGCCATCATGGCGGCGGCATGCATCATGACTCTGCCGATCATCGTGATTGCGTTGTTTGCGCAGAAATACATCGTCTCCGGCCTGACCGCCGGCGCGACAAAGGGGTGA
- a CDS encoding alcohol dehydrogenase catalytic domain-containing protein yields the protein MSAVLKTARGEAGVELAEVDVPEPVPGFARLRVIATGVCGTDIHIARDEYGYDAPVVMGHEILGDVDAVGDDADRHWVSRRVATETYFSTCGRCDWCRDGRVNLCPNRRSIGSFENGGFAPYVVVPIGNLHGVAGESIGAVLAEPLACVAQCLCDPAVVNPGDEVLVVGPGAMGQLSAQVARAQGGTVTLAGLPHDDGRLRVARELGFSTTTQTPDAESFDVVLEASGSAPGAARALSAVKRAGRYVQVGIFGRDVALPIDAVLYKELTVTSGFASTPASWRRALMLMEQGLVELDPLVTESVPLAEWERAFESIRAGNGIKTVIDPQAE from the coding sequence ATGAGCGCCGTCTTGAAGACGGCGCGCGGCGAGGCTGGTGTTGAGCTGGCAGAGGTCGACGTGCCCGAGCCCGTGCCCGGCTTCGCGCGCCTCCGAGTGATTGCGACGGGCGTCTGCGGCACCGACATTCACATTGCCCGCGATGAGTATGGCTACGACGCTCCCGTTGTGATGGGTCACGAGATTCTCGGCGACGTCGATGCCGTCGGGGACGACGCCGATCGGCACTGGGTGTCGCGACGCGTGGCGACCGAAACGTATTTCAGTACCTGCGGCCGTTGTGATTGGTGTCGTGACGGGCGGGTGAATCTGTGCCCGAACCGCCGTTCGATCGGCTCTTTCGAGAATGGCGGTTTTGCGCCGTACGTCGTCGTTCCGATCGGCAACCTTCACGGGGTGGCGGGTGAAAGCATCGGAGCGGTGCTTGCCGAGCCGCTCGCCTGTGTTGCGCAGTGCCTCTGCGACCCGGCGGTTGTAAACCCGGGCGACGAGGTGCTCGTCGTTGGCCCCGGCGCGATGGGGCAGCTGAGCGCTCAGGTTGCTCGTGCTCAGGGTGGCACCGTGACTCTTGCGGGACTGCCACATGACGACGGTCGGCTGCGGGTCGCCCGGGAACTCGGCTTCAGCACCACGACACAGACTCCGGATGCCGAGAGCTTCGACGTTGTGCTCGAGGCATCCGGAAGTGCTCCGGGCGCGGCACGTGCCCTCAGCGCGGTGAAGCGCGCCGGGCGCTACGTTCAAGTCGGCATTTTCGGACGTGACGTGGCGTTGCCCATCGACGCTGTGCTGTACAAAGAGCTCACGGTGACGAGCGGCTTCGCGTCGACGCCGGCGTCGTGGCGCCGAGCCTTGATGCTCATGGAGCAGGGCCTTGTCGAGCTCGACCCCCTTGTGACCGAGAGCGTGCCCCTCGCGGAGTGGGAGCGTGCATTCGAGAGCATTCGCGCCGGGAACGGCATCAAGACGGTCATCGATCCCCAGGCTGAGTGA
- a CDS encoding MFS transporter, whose product MSTTEVAGSATVRSPRRWLALVFLALAQFLVVLDASIVNIALPVLGGNLHMDTAALAWVITAYVLPFGGLLLLGGRLADRYGHRRLFLVGTAGFVVASALAGFSITSGMLITARVMQGVSAALLAPAALALLTHLFTQSQERARALGVWGGVAGIGSAAGVLLGGVLTASLGWQSVFYVNVPIGIAVIVAIPLLVAPDASVQRGRLDVLGAAAVTSALVTAVGAFSAVEQVGFVHPLPLTLAAAAVILGITLVMIERRTSQPLIPLAVFRNRSLTVGNIVMLLVGAAMIALFFALSIYMQAVLGYSALTAGLTQLPLAAALVVFAGIAPAVITRFGEKSTLIGFLVVLAAGLVWLAFAPSDAAFVTQILGPTVLIGIGIGGAFVATTQLAVEGVQGGEAGLAGGLVNTSQQIGGALGLAVLSTLAATRTSALTDAGIAAPEALTSGFSWLFVGAAAFALAGAVAAGFAVTQPGDR is encoded by the coding sequence ATGTCTACAACCGAGGTCGCTGGTTCGGCGACCGTTCGAAGCCCTCGACGCTGGCTCGCACTGGTGTTCCTCGCGTTGGCGCAGTTTCTCGTCGTTCTCGACGCCTCCATCGTCAACATCGCCCTGCCCGTGCTCGGGGGCAACCTCCATATGGACACCGCTGCACTGGCGTGGGTCATTACGGCCTACGTTCTTCCCTTCGGCGGCCTTCTGCTGCTCGGCGGACGTCTCGCCGACCGCTACGGGCATCGCCGGCTCTTTCTTGTCGGCACCGCGGGATTCGTCGTGGCATCCGCGCTTGCCGGCTTCTCGATCACAAGCGGAATGCTCATCACCGCACGCGTGATGCAGGGAGTGTCGGCAGCGCTGCTCGCACCTGCCGCCCTCGCACTGCTCACCCACCTCTTCACCCAGTCTCAAGAACGCGCCCGTGCGCTTGGCGTCTGGGGCGGCGTTGCAGGCATCGGCTCGGCAGCAGGTGTGCTGCTCGGCGGTGTGCTCACCGCGTCGCTGGGCTGGCAGTCCGTGTTCTATGTGAACGTGCCGATCGGCATCGCCGTCATCGTGGCGATCCCCCTCCTGGTCGCCCCAGACGCATCAGTACAGAGGGGCCGCCTGGATGTCCTCGGCGCGGCCGCCGTCACAAGTGCGCTCGTGACCGCCGTCGGTGCGTTCAGCGCGGTTGAGCAGGTCGGATTCGTGCATCCGCTGCCCCTGACTCTCGCCGCAGCCGCCGTCATTCTCGGCATCACGCTCGTGATGATCGAGCGGCGCACGTCACAGCCCCTGATCCCGCTCGCCGTCTTTCGCAACCGCAGCTTGACTGTCGGCAACATCGTGATGCTGCTTGTCGGAGCCGCAATGATCGCACTGTTCTTCGCTCTGTCGATCTACATGCAGGCGGTGCTCGGCTACAGCGCTCTTACCGCCGGGCTCACGCAACTACCTCTGGCCGCCGCGCTCGTCGTGTTCGCGGGCATCGCACCTGCCGTGATCACGCGTTTCGGCGAGAAAAGCACGCTCATCGGCTTCCTCGTCGTGCTTGCCGCGGGCCTCGTGTGGCTCGCGTTCGCTCCATCGGATGCTGCGTTCGTGACGCAGATTCTCGGTCCGACGGTTCTGATCGGCATCGGCATCGGCGGCGCCTTCGTCGCGACAACACAACTCGCCGTCGAGGGCGTACAGGGCGGTGAAGCCGGACTTGCAGGTGGGCTCGTCAACACAAGTCAACAGATCGGCGGCGCACTCGGACTCGCCGTGCTCTCGACGCTCGCCGCAACGCGCACATCGGCGCTCACGGACGCTGGCATCGCCGCACCTGAGGCACTCACCTCGGGCTTCTCCTGGCTGTTTGTCGGGGCCGCGGCATTTGCACTCGCCGGCGCGGTTGCGGCAGGCTTTGCCGTCACTCAGCCTGGGGATCGATGA
- a CDS encoding TetR/AcrR family transcriptional regulator: MSTRSSTLSTAEVRRPLVAAAALDEFSRGGFHGTTVADVARAAKISPAYVFKLFPSKEGLFVAALESCFTEILGALEQGADGASPQEPQVILHEMGGAYAELIADRRLLMLQAHAQSVADISEVGEALRAGLERITSFAKSRSRGSDDAVQSFVAYGQLCHLIVAARIDEQRAPWAGILSHGIRHPR; this comes from the coding sequence ATGTCCACTCGAAGCTCTACTCTCTCCACGGCCGAAGTGCGCCGACCTCTCGTCGCAGCCGCCGCGCTCGACGAGTTTTCGCGGGGTGGCTTCCACGGAACGACAGTCGCCGACGTCGCCCGTGCGGCGAAGATCTCCCCCGCCTACGTTTTCAAGCTCTTTCCCAGCAAGGAAGGCCTCTTCGTTGCCGCACTCGAGTCGTGTTTTACCGAGATACTCGGAGCACTTGAACAGGGGGCAGACGGGGCGTCCCCGCAGGAGCCGCAGGTCATTCTGCACGAGATGGGCGGAGCCTATGCGGAGCTCATTGCCGATCGACGCCTTCTCATGCTTCAGGCCCATGCGCAGTCCGTAGCCGACATTTCCGAGGTTGGCGAAGCGCTCCGCGCCGGACTCGAGCGCATCACGTCGTTCGCCAAAAGCCGGTCCCGCGGTAGCGACGACGCCGTGCAGAGCTTCGTGGCATACGGGCAGCTCTGCCATTTGATCGTCGCCGCTCGCATCGACGAGCAGCGGGCGCCCTGGGCAGGCATCCTCTCCCACGGCATCCGCCACCCGCGCTGA
- a CDS encoding TetR/AcrR family transcriptional regulator, whose amino-acid sequence MAGRPRGFDREAALLVAMERFWRNGYDETTVAELTRSMGITAPSLYAAFGDKDALFSEAAAYYFDRVATQMDRALDQPTAHAGISELVRISAAAYTDHANPPGCFLLSEPRLVRERRELSRHIAERIQRGIREGDVAPETDPGAMADFIIAVIEGLSTRARDGGSTTEVRAIADIALSTFAASAT is encoded by the coding sequence ATGGCCGGACGTCCCCGTGGCTTCGATCGCGAAGCAGCGCTCCTCGTTGCGATGGAGCGCTTTTGGCGCAACGGCTATGACGAGACGACGGTGGCTGAACTCACACGCTCGATGGGGATCACCGCGCCGAGCCTGTACGCCGCATTCGGCGATAAAGACGCCCTCTTTTCCGAAGCGGCGGCCTATTATTTCGACAGAGTAGCCACACAGATGGATCGCGCCCTCGATCAGCCGACCGCCCACGCCGGCATCAGCGAGCTTGTCCGAATCTCTGCTGCCGCATATACAGATCACGCCAACCCACCCGGATGCTTTCTCCTGAGCGAGCCACGCTTAGTCCGCGAGCGCCGAGAGCTGAGTCGGCACATTGCCGAGCGAATTCAACGCGGCATCCGCGAGGGCGATGTTGCACCCGAGACAGATCCCGGCGCCATGGCCGACTTCATCATCGCCGTCATCGAGGGACTATCAACACGTGCTCGCGATGGCGGATCCACGACGGAGGTGCGCGCCATCGCAGACATCGCGCTCTCCACGTTTGCCGCGTCGGCGACATAA
- a CDS encoding SDR family oxidoreductase: MQIEGKVVLVTGANRGIGAEFVTQLKARGARKIYAAARDVATLPDHGIEPIELDVTDSARIAALADELADVQLIINNAGIATGESLIGGDVARIRHELDTNAFGPLLLVRTLAGALAENGGGAVINVISAASWFAAPGATSYALSKAAAWSATDGIRLELAGQGTQVLAVHMALVDTDMTAALDAPKTSAVDVVSAALDGLEAGESEVLADEATRGLKRTLNQSPEERYGAPLA, translated from the coding sequence ATGCAGATTGAGGGAAAGGTCGTACTCGTCACCGGCGCGAATCGTGGAATCGGGGCCGAGTTCGTCACCCAGTTGAAGGCGCGGGGCGCGCGAAAGATCTATGCGGCCGCACGCGACGTCGCTACATTGCCTGACCACGGGATCGAACCAATCGAACTCGACGTAACCGACTCGGCGCGCATCGCGGCTCTTGCCGACGAACTCGCCGACGTTCAATTGATCATCAACAACGCGGGGATCGCAACGGGAGAGTCTCTTATCGGCGGTGACGTTGCACGCATTCGCCACGAACTCGATACGAACGCGTTCGGGCCGCTCCTTCTGGTTCGCACGCTAGCGGGTGCTTTGGCTGAGAACGGCGGCGGAGCGGTCATCAACGTTATCTCTGCGGCCTCGTGGTTCGCGGCGCCCGGGGCCACGAGCTATGCGCTGTCGAAGGCGGCAGCCTGGAGCGCGACGGACGGCATCAGGCTCGAGCTTGCCGGGCAGGGCACTCAGGTGCTCGCTGTGCACATGGCGCTTGTCGATACCGATATGACGGCCGCATTGGATGCACCGAAGACGAGTGCCGTCGATGTTGTTTCGGCCGCGCTCGACGGGCTGGAAGCGGGCGAGAGTGAAGTGCTGGCCGACGAGGCAACGCGTGGGCTCAAGCGCACGCTGAACCAGAGCCCAGAAGAGCGGTATGGGGCCCCTCTGGCGTGA
- a CDS encoding TetR/AcrR family transcriptional regulator has protein sequence MSTQRRARIPLAVRREQILAAALVEFGHKGLHGGSTVAIARDIDISHPNLFRIYPTKHELFVAVLKHVFERVEARMLSVGESAEENPLDAMSDAWGVLMQERDLMFMILQGYAASDDDNIRDIMREWTREVFERVEVLPGVGEDGAHDFIAQGMFYMAAAAMDLPARGDAWAARFLASGA, from the coding sequence GTGAGCACGCAGAGGAGAGCACGAATTCCGCTTGCGGTGCGACGGGAGCAGATTCTTGCTGCAGCGCTTGTTGAGTTCGGTCACAAGGGGCTGCATGGCGGGTCGACCGTTGCAATCGCCAGAGACATCGACATCTCTCACCCGAATCTTTTTCGGATCTACCCGACAAAGCACGAGCTCTTTGTCGCCGTGCTGAAGCATGTCTTCGAGAGAGTCGAGGCGAGGATGCTCTCGGTGGGTGAGAGTGCAGAAGAGAACCCGCTCGACGCGATGTCTGATGCATGGGGCGTTCTTATGCAGGAGCGTGATCTCATGTTCATGATCCTTCAAGGGTATGCGGCATCCGACGATGACAATATCCGCGACATTATGCGCGAGTGGACGCGCGAGGTCTTCGAACGAGTAGAGGTGCTTCCCGGCGTTGGCGAGGACGGCGCCCATGACTTTATCGCGCAGGGAATGTTCTACATGGCCGCCGCGGCAATGGATCTTCCTGCCCGCGGCGACGCGTGGGCGGCTCGTTTTCTCGCGTCGGGTGCCTGA
- a CDS encoding GMC oxidoreductase gives MTEHQSADVIVVGSGFGGAVAAARLAQSGFSVVVLERGRRWTPGSFPRRPRIDDGWLWGVDRGLYSIRWLGRMLTVQAAGWGGGSLAYANVFARPFDRAFDDRWPSRLRRGQLDAYYDLAAHMLGVSPVGIDPRIGRVPARTELIERHMQNGNRSDATMRPNLAVTFGDPDIWKPNKHGVLQRGCAFVGECVIGCNQGAKNSLDHTYLAVAENAGAMAVTDAQVTRIESRDGEYVVTTTTPSDAASPQRTWSAPRVILAAGAVGTTELLLRSRDVHGTLPRLSSQLGAGFSGNGDFLTLAELKTPQGDMSTGPTITTSTIVDVPEGGRSVWYQVQDGAFPRAVHDLLDAVMPATRARAWWRRRRSAIHDRRRIFTVLAMGHDSGNGTLRLNRFGSVTLDWRNRWQSHLYRSQRRIGPLLERLLRARLYNPFTWSLLRRTTTVHPLGGVRSGENPDVAVVDEAGEVHGYPGLYVMDGAVLPASTGVNPSATILAVAERSVETLIRRAGNPEWRAPEWSDVMPSSVPEDRAALFAADLHASTRGGGVHFAERMLTEPSARSQVALMLTVEAASIDGFLTDPAHTLQVVGTVDAENIATGVAVRGTLSLFPDGRDEAMIYELQFTDDSGRELTLSGTKSVSSRTPLGLLNGLTRLRVTIQPADAVGDSQPDHEMVIGWRDLVSLLTSIRGRGFTRSRRLRTVTRFAAFFVRSAVTRPPVRARR, from the coding sequence GTGACAGAGCATCAGAGTGCTGACGTCATCGTCGTTGGGAGCGGTTTTGGAGGTGCCGTCGCGGCTGCGCGACTTGCCCAGTCCGGATTCTCCGTCGTCGTTCTCGAACGCGGTCGCCGCTGGACACCCGGCAGTTTTCCGCGTCGCCCGCGCATCGACGACGGGTGGCTCTGGGGCGTGGACCGCGGCCTCTACAGCATCCGTTGGCTCGGGCGGATGCTGACGGTGCAGGCCGCGGGATGGGGTGGCGGATCGCTCGCGTACGCCAACGTCTTCGCGCGCCCGTTCGACCGGGCATTCGACGACCGCTGGCCGTCACGGCTACGACGTGGTCAACTCGACGCCTATTACGACCTCGCCGCACACATGCTGGGCGTCTCACCTGTCGGTATCGACCCGAGAATCGGACGCGTGCCCGCACGCACCGAATTGATCGAACGTCATATGCAGAACGGCAACCGCAGCGACGCGACCATGCGACCGAACCTCGCCGTGACTTTCGGTGACCCCGACATATGGAAGCCCAACAAACACGGAGTGCTTCAGCGCGGATGCGCCTTCGTCGGAGAATGCGTCATCGGGTGCAATCAGGGCGCAAAGAACAGCCTTGATCACACCTATCTCGCCGTCGCCGAGAATGCGGGAGCCATGGCCGTCACAGACGCCCAGGTGACGCGCATCGAGTCGCGCGACGGCGAGTACGTGGTGACGACGACCACGCCGTCTGACGCAGCATCCCCTCAGCGCACCTGGTCAGCGCCCCGCGTCATTCTCGCCGCCGGGGCCGTCGGGACGACCGAACTGCTTCTGCGTTCGCGCGACGTTCATGGCACGCTCCCACGATTGTCGTCGCAGTTAGGTGCCGGGTTTTCGGGGAACGGGGACTTTCTCACGCTTGCCGAGCTGAAGACGCCCCAGGGAGATATGAGCACCGGGCCGACGATCACCACAAGCACGATCGTCGATGTGCCTGAGGGCGGGCGTTCCGTCTGGTATCAGGTGCAGGACGGCGCTTTTCCACGTGCCGTCCACGACCTTCTCGACGCGGTCATGCCCGCCACGAGAGCGCGCGCATGGTGGCGTCGCCGCCGCAGTGCCATCCACGATCGGCGTCGCATCTTCACCGTTCTCGCCATGGGGCACGATTCGGGAAACGGCACGTTACGACTCAATCGCTTCGGAAGCGTGACGCTTGACTGGCGCAACCGGTGGCAGTCTCATCTCTACCGCTCGCAGCGGCGGATCGGCCCCCTGCTCGAGCGCCTGCTTCGCGCACGACTTTACAATCCGTTCACATGGTCCCTGCTCAGGAGGACGACGACGGTCCACCCGCTCGGTGGCGTCCGGTCGGGTGAGAACCCAGATGTGGCTGTCGTCGATGAGGCAGGAGAGGTTCACGGGTATCCGGGACTCTACGTGATGGACGGCGCCGTACTCCCCGCCTCGACGGGAGTGAACCCATCGGCGACAATTCTCGCCGTGGCCGAGAGATCGGTCGAGACCCTTATTCGGCGCGCGGGAAACCCCGAGTGGCGCGCCCCAGAGTGGAGTGACGTCATGCCATCGTCCGTACCCGAAGACCGCGCTGCGCTCTTTGCCGCAGACCTCCACGCGTCGACGCGTGGAGGAGGCGTTCACTTCGCCGAGAGGATGCTCACGGAGCCATCGGCACGCTCACAGGTCGCCCTGATGCTGACCGTCGAGGCTGCGAGTATCGACGGTTTTCTCACTGACCCCGCGCACACTCTCCAGGTCGTGGGCACCGTCGACGCGGAGAACATCGCGACGGGCGTCGCAGTGAGAGGAACTCTCTCGCTGTTTCCGGACGGTCGCGACGAAGCGATGATCTACGAGCTTCAGTTCACCGACGATAGCGGCCGTGAGCTGACTCTGTCGGGGACGAAATCGGTGTCGTCTCGCACCCCGCTTGGGCTGTTGAACGGACTCACACGACTGCGCGTCACCATCCAGCCAGCGGACGCCGTGGGCGACAGTCAGCCTGACCATGAGATGGTGATCGGGTGGCGGGACCTCGTCAGTCTCCTGACGTCGATCAGGGGGAGAGGTTTCACTCGATCGCGTCGGCTGCGCACGGTCACTCGCTTCGCGGCCTTCTTCGTGCGCTCCGCGGTGACAAGGCCGCCGGTGCGTGCACGCCGCTAG